The genomic segment GGGCCCAGACGCTTCCTCACCCACCGAgccggcggcagcggcggcggcggcgctccTCCCCCGCAGGCAGAGCCAATCGAGCGGCGCGCGCGCAGAGCAGGCGTCACCAATCGACAGCGACAAGCTGGGCTACAGGCCCGCCGGGCTGCACAGCTTCGCCGGCTGTCGTGAAAGTGGGCGGGCTGCGCGACCGAGCTTCGAGCGCGCGCCCtgcggccccgcccccagccctccccactgCGTTCCCCTGGTACCCGCGTGCCCCTGGTCTGCTGGTCTCCCGTCCACGAGCCGTGGCGCCCGCAGAGACCCCCGCCCGGGGTCCCCCAGCCCCGGCGGCTTTGGAGGATGGAACGTGGTGAGAACCTCAGCTTTTTCCCCGCCGTCGACCGCTGCCTGGAAATTGGATTTTCTATTCCCCTCAATAGATCGTTGTATCGTAAGGATGTGGCCGTTGTAAGAGTTTCCTCTTTAAAGCCGTTTGTAAACGCCGTGAGGACGGGGACCCaatcttgttttgtttcctgaCTTAGAATGTTGGACGCTGTACGTTGAATATAGTAGAATAATTGTTGACAGCAACGTTCTCATCAAGGAAATTGATGAAGGCGTTTCACCTGCTCTGAAGATAAATGAGGAAGTTGAAATGTAAGAAGCTATGACTAACAACCCAAAACCGAGGTAGAAAATCGAAATAATCAGTACTGGAGAGTGTAGGCTTCTTCCGTAGGTCTTTGCCCAGTTAATACTCTGGACTACCATCTCGTGCAGTTTGCAGACATACCCCACACCCAATTTAACTATCACTAATCAAAACTCACCACCTAATAATGTTTCCTCTATACTAGGATGTGAGGTATTGTTCTAGCTCAGTTATTTGAGCGAAAGAGTAATTTGAACCATGCCCCTTTCTCTTTATTtcgttttagttttaaaattatcttttcatcATTGATTCCTACTTAGATATACACCTaggtattttttcttcttttggggcaattgtaaatagtattgtatttttaattttggttttcacATGTTCCTTGCTAGTTCCTTGACCTATAGGTCATTTTTAACCATGTTTCAGCTCCCAAGTTAGTTAGATTCATGCAGCCATTGCTTGTTGAGTTACCCAAATGTTTATCACTCGGCCCATTCTTtgcatctctccttttctctaattcatttttttttctgaaagaacaTGGTTCTTtcactgttcttttttctcataaaCTTTCTATATCAAAGTGGTTTTCTTTTGCCCTCACTGTAAAATGAGTTCACCTCTAAGTTAATCAGTTATCCTTTCTCTTCCACTTTTATGTTATTCCATTATCTTCTGACCTCTGGTGGTGGTCTTGTTAAGTGTGATGTGCGACTCTTCAAGTAGGCTCTCTCTGGTTGCTGTTAagatctttttcttaaaaaaaaaaaaaaaagaatctctttcTATGGTATTCAGTTTTGCTTCTCACCATGAAATGTCTCTTTAGagactttgggttttgttttttttttaattaattaattttttggctccgctgggtcttggttgtggcacacaggcagGCCGCATGTCATGTGGAATTTcagctccctgcccagggatggaacccacatcccctgcattgaaaggcaaattcttaaccactggatcacaagggaagcccctagagccttagttttatttcttctgtttgtaACTCATGTTGTTTCCTGACTCTGAGATTTCTTACCTTTCCTGAAGTCTGGAAAAATGTCAAGTCATTTTATCTTCAAGTATTGCTTCTCTGCCATTCTGTGTTCTGCAACTTCCCATGAAACTTTAGGTTGGAcctcttcattttacttttccagTCTCTCACCCTTCCTTTTGCTCCCTCGAATTTCTTCTAATGTTTCTTTCATACATAGTTCCACGCATACAAGTCTTCTGTGTTTAATATACAGTTTAACTCATCTATTTGAGTATTTTTTGTAGGTCATATATTACAATTCAAACTCAAGAACAAGGTGTGTGgggtttcagtttgggaagcTGATTAAAGTTCTGGAGGCGTATGGTGGTGACGGTTGCACACgctactgaactgtatactttgaaagtggttaaaatggtaaattttgctatatttaaccacaattaaaaaaaatctgaataaaaaaaaaagtatatccaAGGCTGGCCTGCTCTCCTCCTGTCCTTACTGGCTTCACCCCTGCCCCAGTCATGCTGTGTAACCTGTTTTATTAGATTCTTCACATCCTTCTCACatatgggtttcttttttttaatgcaaatccTAGCCTGGTGAAATATATGGTTGTTATTTTCTCCACCCCTTTGTGTTTCACATTTCTTCATCAATAATGTATTCTGAATCCTTTCcaaattagttgttttttttttttttaacagctgtgTAACAATCCATTGTACAGGTGAAGAGTAATTTATTTAGCTGGGCCACTTTTATTCCACATGGGGTCGTTTCAAGTATTTTACCCCATCATAAATACCATCATAAATAATCCTTCTCCGTGAAGATTTCTCACTTGAGTGTTTATTTctacaagttttctttttcaaacctGCGTTTTCTGATACTGTGTCGTTTCACCTGTCTGTTCTTTTCTCTGGTTGGTCGAACTCTCTCACCATCACTCTCTTCTCGTCCTGAGAACCCAGCGAGCCCTCTGCCTTCTGTGTCACCTGGTACTCACCTGTGCACGTAGTTCTCTCATCAGGTTTGTCCTTTAGGGGTGTTGAGCTTTACTTTTGGCAGGACTAACTAACCAACCTGGGCTGAGAATACATCACTGTCTATGGGAGAATCTGTTTGCCTCTTCCAGGTACCAGAGGGGCAGACCCAGtcctaggaaaaaaaattttttttggctgcaccctgagacttgtgggatcttagttccctgaccaggatttgaATGAACCCTGGCcactggcagtgaaagtgcagagtcctagccactgaaccaccatggacCTTTCCAGGGAAATTCTTGTTCATTAGAAGCTTATGTGTTTCCAGGCCACATTAATAGTACAAATTCCGAATCCAAGTATCTGTGAAGAGAGCTGCTGGTTTCAAGGGAAAGGCTCCCCCTTTTTTTGCTGTCTGAGTCCAAGCAAAGATAGACAAATTTCTCCTATCCCTTCCCAGGAGTCAGATTTTTCTCCAGTTCACCCTGTGACAGAGTGGAGCCCCTGAAAGTATGCCTGTTTCTTCATGGTGAGTTATTTCTGAGCCCCCAAATTAGGTGTGGCCTGTGTGGGGTTTAGGTTCCTTTTTGGTTCTTCCTGAGCATTGGAGGATGCAATTTATTTAGGGCAAGCTGAATTTTACCCGAATCTATTAGGCATTACTAGGTGTTCTGAGTatgaaacaagttttttttttttttttaatgtatagaagCATTTAAATTACCTCCCAGGGGCACAGGGCATGAGTCCCCCAGCAGGGGACTACAGGGTAAGGAAAACAGGTCATTTTGAACCCCGGCTTCTACACACATCAGCTCTGGGACCACGGGCAAACACTTCATCTCTCCAAATGTATTTCCTCTTctggaaaatgaagataaagtTGATGTGAGGACTATATGAGTAAAGGATATAAAATGCCTAGTACAGTGCCTGCCTGGAATGGATTAAGTACTTAAGTTTTAGTAAAACACTGTTGTTACCTGTAGATAGACTTAAAACAAAACCCCATGCTTGGACCACATCTATTTTTGAGCCATGAGTTTCAAAAGGATGGTGAAATCAAAGGTTATCACATGAAATAAGCCACTGCTGTGGAGGATAATTCTAAGAAAGACTTAAAGCTGGAGACAAAATTTCAGCACAGAACTCTCATAAGTAGGAAGGTCACCCTCAAATGGAACAAGCAGCCTCACAAAAAGGTGAGCTGGTCACTTGATTCAAAATCAAAAGCCGAAGGACTGTTTAAAAGACAGACAGGATTCCTTtacagggaaaagaaagaaatcagcagtgaagtaaaaggagaaaaaacccACTTGGATAACTGATTTATGACACTAATTTAAAAATCCCCTGAAACTATTTGAAaggagaagacagaaggagaCACCACAGAAAACTTCAATAGGCCGGGAACCCTGAAGATCAAACGAGATTTTTTTAGCTCATTAGCACTGGCTCCCACTTGGTTCCACTCCATCAATCTGCTCTCTCTACCTGTATTCCTGTGACTGGATCAtcatcttcctccttttctgtaCAGCCATTCCAAGGCAAACTCAAAAGTCAAAGATATTCCAAAGAGCCAGTCACAGCAAAGTCagaattcaattttatttcacattGATAGAAACCGTGAAAAAGATTTACATTTTCCCATATTACAGCACAGCATTTCAACGGAATATTTCTTGCCATAAGTTAGATCTTGCTGATTTGTGTCAGTGAAACAACAGTTTATATTCTTTAAGGTAAAGCAAGATGACTTAGTAAATGAttgtttaaaaactgtgaatccaGACATAAACATATGGCTTCATTATTCACATGCTCTATATAGTCCATATCAAGCCATTTCCATCATCAAATAGCACCCATTTATGAAGATGCCATCTTAACACTGTCCTAGTCAGCTTGAATACAGCAGAAAAATGAACACCAGTTCAGAAATGTCAAGTGTACATTTTTGCTATGTATTAAACTGTGGTAACTACACCATATGTATTGAGTTCTGACTAACTTTTGTTACCCATAAATTTATCTTCAAGTAATTTTAACTGATAATTTGAAAAATctaattatttaaaatcaaataattgCTATTTTTACATTTGCACAAAAGCTAACTTAAAAAGATCATTTGACtacagtgaaaattttaaatgagtctGTTGGCAGAGAAGAGTAAAGCAAAATTTTTGAAAGGATTGTTCATTTCCTACAGCAGTTGGTTTCAAACATATGTGCAGAATAAGTAAATTCTATGCTATGAGGAGAATCACCTTAGAGCAAATCATCTTAGAGATTACAGTTTTTAAGATCAGTTTTAAATATTCCAGAACATACTAGAATATGAACTAACTATTCTTTCAGTTAATTACAGGAAAATACAGCCaaagaattattttcattacctGCACTGAAGATTCTAGTAACTCTGCAGGTCCAAAATGTGGACTAAACTCCAGTTTAGGAAGTAGTGTACAAACTCTGAAGGGATGTCAGGTTTCTTTCTATAACTATCAATACATTTTTACTCCATCACGTCTGTGATTCAGAATGTCAAATTACAGCATATATTGACTGCGGGTGTCTATGGCAAGGAGGCAATATTTGGTCTGTTATGaaggataaaaagaagaaagaacatatttctagagaggaaaaaagaatattaaatacaaTAGAAATTATATTCAGCAAAGAAAAACCTGGTCCCCAAAATAAAAGGGCCATTAATTCAAGAGAGCAATATTACTCTTTATGGACACTTAGAAGCATTATCCCTCTTATAAGGAATAATGTAATAACACCTCATTCTTAATATGTATTATAATCATTAAGTATATACgaacacatatataaaaatatggataCTGCATGGTGACTATGTAATTTGGGGATATGTCCATAGTCTTTAAGTCACAGCACGTATAAACCCTTTATGTCTTAACTGCTCATTTACACCTGAACAAGTTTTCATTAAGCATACTAGTAATTTTCAAGTGATGtagtaaaaaaaaagtctggttGCAGTATTTTATGATTTTGCTGAATTACTTTTGGGAGAAGAAGCTGGCTGCTTCACCTATTTTAATACTAGTGTATCCTGGATCAtatcatataaatacatatagagAAATGTCAAAGATCATACATTTCCCACGAGGAGATTTATTTAGTCTGTGTCATTGGTGTGTATTTGCAAAACGTTTTAACACTGCAAACATTAGAGGTTTCAAGGCCGGGCACAGGAAGAAGTGTGTGCTCCACTGGACAATGCTGGTGTGCACTTCTACACAAGGCCTCTTGGCGGCGTCAGTCAATGGGAGGTAGGAGCTTATCAATGAACTGCTTGATGTCCATCATTTCCTGTTTGGAATAAAGAGGTCTGATAAGCAGTTTcacaaatcagaaatgaaatccCCACTAAATTCCGCTAACTGAATCCACAGTATGCACAGAGAAGGTGAAACCACAGTTTTACTATAATTACATAAAAAGTGGTGACAGAGAAATGAAGCACCAACAGAAATTTAGGAACACTTCCTACGATGATAGTGATGATTGTATTAATACATTCAATGACTGCTCTCGTGTTATGAAGTCCCAGGTATGCACTTTTCCCCACTGGGGGTGGAGGCGGGGAAGGGGGTTGAGAAGTGACAATAACCACATGCAGAAGACATGGTACGCACACACAGCTACTGTCAACTCAGCGTCAGTGCCCAGCTTCTAACACACCCCCACTAAAACGATGATGTTATACCAGCAGCACCACACACTGTGCCTTCATGAGGACTCACACACAACTAGCCACCCGAAGGAGGGAGGGCAGGTGCCCAAGACAGGCCTGGAGAGCCGTGGAAGCGAGCCCATCCCCGAGGACATGGCTCCATGCCTCCTGCATGTGGGTCCGCCTTATCGCTGCCCCAGAACAGGCTCCCTGCTGTTACCCCTGGTGTCTGACCTCACAGATTCACACCCCAGCACGCAGAGACCCTTCATCCGTATCACCTCCAGCCTATTGTACATCCTCTGTGGTCCCAAAGGTCCCTGCAACACCACCTCCTCCATCCCCACCGCCTCTCACTTTCTGCCCCAAGCTGTCCATCCACTGTCCTCCCATTGGGTACATAGGTCCCCTCCACACAAACACGGGGCCCAGGTGCACCCCCAAGCCCTCGGTGTGCTGACCCAGAGGCACTGAGTTTGGGGTCCTGGCTTGGGTGTGTGTCTGCTAAGCTCGGGTCACCTGTGACGGGATGCCTGCTATGAGGACCACCGGTTAGCCCCTCCCTCCTGGGATCTGGTTGCCAGCCTTTCCGAACTTGATACGTCATCAGGGTTTCAACTGCCTTCTCAGTTACACCTAGAGTCCTAGGTCCCCCGACCTTCTGGATAAACCTTACTACTTGCCTTCTCTGCCCTTAAAGCAAATGATTTAGCCGGGCCGACAGGTGCAAAAAATGTTAACTTGGACTGCCTTGGTGCTGAACGGTCAGTTTTTAGTCTCGGCCTTTTAGAGCCTCTGAACCTATCCTGACGTCCTTCATTCTTAATAAGCAATCACCCTTCTCAGCTTTtcagagaacttttaaaaaatttctaatgTAACACACATCACAGTCTGCTCACTATATAGTCATTTGGATATATACCCTTCTCCCCTATTAAAAATTCTCATTTGAGTTAATCTACTTTAGATTTTAATAAAGGAATGTTTTTTGTCCTTGAATTACAATGTTTGCAGGTGGGAAGTTGATGAATGTCtgttgaattaaatgaaataaactttgaTATAAGTCCTACTAACCTATGGTTCAATGTGAATTCATTCATTAACTTCTTTAAATCCCCAAGGAGTCAGAAGTTATTTATCCTAAAAATATCACATGCAAAAAGTTGCAGAGGTATGCCTGTCATCACTGCTTCCTATCGTTTACCTGCTGACATGAACTGTGCATCATGCCTGCGTAGGTTCTGAAGGTCACATTGGCTGGATTCACCAATGTCTTCAGCTTCTCAGCAGTGAGAGAACCGAACATCAGGGGGACTAGAGGATCCAGGTCCCCATGGCACTGAAGAATAGAAATGTCTCTGTTCACGCCACCGATAGGGCCCTGCAGACAACACGACAAAACCGCGTTATTCACTCAAAGGGGTGGCGCGCTGTGCCAGGGGCATACAACCAGAGACAGGCTTGTATCATACAAGTTCTTACATCACAGGTGACATCTGGCCACAGAAATGAAGCTCCCTCCATCCCTGTGTCCTCCACCTCTTCATTTAAAGGACATAGGATCACCCTGCTTGTATTAAATGTTTTCCTAATGAATCAGTTCCTCAAAGCACATTGTATCCGAATCATACATCCAGTGTCTGGACTCTGTATGTTTTAGCTCAATCATGTTCTCAGCTCTTACTTGATTTAAATAAGAAGGTTAATAAACAACACTTACTATGTGCAAGACACAAAAGAGTTACTATATTAgtgacaaggagaaaaaaaaacactagattTAAAGATGAATTTGAAAATGTCCTTATCCCTTGGGTGTACTATGTGTTGCTTTACATGGTCgagtatttaaaaattacattctgTGGCAAAATTGTGCTATCAAGCAGTGAGCATCCTGAGCattccaaaaacattttttttttcaaaaacattatttctatgtattaaaaatagccctaatttttaatataaatcttaCAGTGTACCAAAGACATCAAATATAGACTTCATGACAGCAgggacttctttctttcttgttttaaggACTCActcatttcttccatttcctgCAACCCACAGTAAAGGCAGTGTAGTGTGCAAATAAAGTCTGAATAAATACATCACAAAGTAAACAGATACTTTCTGTACTTTCAGCTCAAtttgttgtgaacctaaaacCGCCCTAAAAATGTAAGTTTATTGCTACTGATAGTAAGCTAACATGAGGCTGTTCCCAACAATATCTGCCATCTCAGAGCCCAGCGCCGCCCCGCTGCACGCGTGCGCCAGGCACCTGTGGAAACGAAGCCCGCAGTGGCAGCCAGCAGCTCAGAGCGGTGACCCCGGCCAGCTTCTGCTGTGTGGTCAGAGCCGTGTACAGAGATAAAGCTCCTCCCTGGAGAGACAACAGGCGGAATCAGTGGGACGGGTCTGCTGCCAAGAGCAGGGGAAGGGATTCTTGTTGTCAATACAGTCTGTTAGAAAAACAGTCACACTGGATGGCTGACATCTAATGAAATTAGGCAAACTggtagaaacacacacacaccccagcagcAAGTCCTCCAGGACTTGACTCTCCACCCTGAAGACAGTCATGAGACCCCAGTGATGCCCCAACCAGCCAAGACGCAGTTTGAAGAGCAGAGTTCACGGCTGCCCTGACAATGCCTGAGCGGTAGTCCAAATTTATAGTCACTACCCTCTTTGCAAAGTCTCACGTAGAAAATCAAATCTGGTCTTAAACTGGTATTACTTtccaaaacaagaaaacaggatGATAAGGGCTCTCTGGGGAGGACACCTCGGGAGCACTGGCCGGCAGCTcacaacaccccccaccccccgcctagGCCTGGAGCCTGCGTTCACTCTGGCCCACAGCTTCCAGGGCCACACGAAGACGTGAGAGCCTTTCTCATCTGAGAAATTCACGCTCTGTGTGGCTGGAACCGTAACATACAAGCTCAAGAATGGGAACAGCGAGAGGAAGCACAGGCCAGCCACAGATGGCGAGGCAAGTGAGGCTGACGGCAGAGAGGCagatgcggggtgggggggctacCCGAGTCCGAGCTGCCTCCGGGCGCCTGGCTTCATTCTCATCGCTGGCTTCTGGGATGTGACCCCAGACTTGTAACTTACTCTTTCTTGCCTAAGGTGTTAGGATCTCGTTTCTGTCTGCTCTAACCAACGGATCTCATCGACAGACTTCTGAACCAAGCGTTCACCCTATAACTACATTTATGTCACAGGGCGTGTAGTGCAATGTACATTACCCGTGACTTCCAACAAACACCACATCAGCAGCACGTCTTTTTACTGTATCATATCAACAACCTGCATTTCCACGGAATTCTAACTTCTAAATGATTCCAGAGTTCCGACACTGCCCTAATTCAGGTCGTCTGGACACTAAATTGTTGCCTTGAAGGATTTACAGATTGGCAGTGAGGGCGGTTTGGGGAATGGGGTGTGACATGGCAAACAGGTGATGAGCTGAAATTAAGATGTAAATGTGAGTATGTCGTAACTGTAGAAAAAGTACCGCAGGTGGGAGAAAAAGtacaggaagagaagaaagatgcCAAAAGTAAACATCATACACTTTTACCTAAAACCTGTTCTGCATGACAAGAAAGAAGAGGACAGAATGACATCACCAAGACTGACATTGCTCCCCTCGCCAGAACCATCTACTCCAGAACGGGAACCTCAGAGGGATCCTCGAACACACGGTGCAGCTAAGCACCCCCGCCCTTGGGAAAAGCACAGACGCAGCGGTGGTCAGCAAGCGGCCGGCGCAGCCCCCCGACTGGGGTCCCCTTGTTGGGGCCCCTACCCTGATCCCGCCTGACTGGGATTCCAGGGGGTCTGTGGGGCTCGACCACTGAGAATTTGtatgaaaaaaaaggaaggaattttctcttctttgaccTTATTTCCCGTCGGTCATCTCCTGGGACAGGGCCTCATACCTGTGTTTCAGCAGTTTTATCCAGAGGGGCACACACTGTTGACTGAGATACAGCTGCGTGTGCGCTGTGGTTACTcgagaaaaatatattccaggcTCCAATTGATTTCCTTAATAAACTGACTTTCAAGTCGTAATCTATGGAGTGAAGCCTATCACTGAGAGAGAAAACTACAAAAGGAGAAGAGCAGGGCATATGCTCTAATCATTCTTCCCAGTCCATCCAAACTTAATTCAGCATTAAAGGTAAGGAGTACATCACATTCTGTAACATCTCTAAAAACAGGACTCCCATAAAAAAAGGATCAAGACTTCTAGACAAATACACTGATGAAACACCACCCAAACTTTTATCTTACCTGAGAAAATCCTCCCAAAATAATTCTGTTAGAAGGAATGCCGTTCTTCACCTCTTGATCTATCAAAGCTTTtactaaaaataacataaaaaataaaatcaccaaaAATTAAATCACCAATACTTTCAAAAATAAGTCCACTGATGTGCTTTTccattattaattttttcctatttaaattgTATCAGTGTATTAAAGGTCAAAACAAGTGAAAAACTTGAACCACTCtcttaaaacacaaaattagaaTGTATTTTCAAGAACTCAATTTTGTAGACACTGCTTAAACTGTTATTTGTTACATGATTTGTAAAgcagttttttctttcatcaatgtaGAGAGATATGAATATTCCTTTATCTACGGTCTATTCTGCTCATATACATTCTATAGTTTTTTCTCTCCAATGAACCCCAGGCATTTGTACCTaaaagatgttattttaaaatcatagttAAGTACTTTACGTGGGTCGTGATTTACAGTGCTTGTATAATTTACCTTATTATTTAAAAACCCCAAACACAGGTATTAATTTTCCCTATAGCCAGTAAataatgtgggggtgggggggcaggggcggTGGGAAACAGATGAATTCTTTTGTTTCCGTAAAATATTTCAACACATATCACTAACTACATTACTCAGTAACTCCCtataattccatttttctttataatactaAGAGAATAACTGCACCTTTTTACAAATTTACCTCCTTTCACTTTTGATATGTATATAAGAGTTTCACctttttaagatgaaaatttccaaatttaacTGGCCACAAGTATGAGATACTCTGTGACTTTCTCCATTTGCCTGCATCAATGAAAGCAAATGATGTATCTGACAGCACTCAAGTTTGATAAAACACCATCCCCCCCCATCCACCTCATCTTCATGGACCGTAATTAACAGTCAAACAAGGTAAGAGTGACCAGAAAAGAATGGCATAGTGCCACCACCTGAGTTTAGACAGTTGCATAGTTTTCATCAACAAAAATACAACAACCAAATCTACTATAAAACTTTCCTTACTTACCATTTTCTGCTGCCTGTTTAATTCCAGTTTCATCCTCCAGTGAATCTGGCGAAAGCCCAATAATGTCAAACctggaaaacaaagcaaagtcCTAAAAGAATTGTTTGATTCTAAGAATATATACCTTTGATAAGAAGAGGGTAACTTCAGAGAAAAAAGGCTAACCAGAAATATTCTCTAGAGCTTTAAATTCAAACTAAactgtttctgggcttcccagatagctcagatggtaaagaatccacttgccagtgcaggagacacaggagacatgggtttgatccctggatcaggaggatcccct from the Cervus canadensis isolate Bull #8, Minnesota chromosome 12, ASM1932006v1, whole genome shotgun sequence genome contains:
- the LYPLA1 gene encoding acyl-protein thioesterase 1 isoform X3, whose protein sequence is MPVTLNMNMAMPSWFDIIGLSPDSLEDETGIKQAAENVKALIDQEVKNGIPSNRIILGGFSQGGALSLYTALTTQQKLAGVTALSCWLPLRASFPQGPIGGVNRDISILQCHGDLDPLVPLMFGSLTAEKLKTLVNPANVTFRTYAGMMHSSCQQEMMDIKQFIDKLLPPID